In a single window of the Pseudomonas sp. B21-015 genome:
- a CDS encoding cell division protein ZapA, translating to MSYGAAGVKVVSILGEDYSIKAPAGEEQTLLDAALMLKAALAETKKKYPTLIGDRLLVLAAMNLCSQQIEMQKRHRQELDRYQEQVSATVEVIAKTINQA from the coding sequence ATGAGTTACGGCGCCGCAGGGGTAAAAGTCGTCTCGATTCTGGGCGAGGACTATTCAATCAAGGCGCCGGCCGGGGAAGAGCAGACCCTGCTGGACGCTGCATTGATGTTGAAGGCCGCCCTGGCCGAGACCAAAAAGAAATACCCGACGCTGATCGGTGACCGCTTGCTGGTGCTGGCGGCGATGAATCTGTGCTCGCAGCAGATCGAAATGCAAAAGCGTCACCGGCAGGAACTCGACCGTTACCAAGAGCAAGTCAGCGCCACGGTTGAAGTGATCGCCAAGACGATCAACCAGGCCTGA
- a CDS encoding methyl-accepting chemotaxis protein produces the protein MQEKLRDTLQRISGSATQLASAAEELNSVTDESARGLTQQNNEIEQAATAVNEMTSAVEEVARNAVSTSEASKNATTSAGDGRDLVQETVSAIERMSADVQSTATLIGDLANESRDIGKVLDVIRGLADQTNLLALNAAIEAARAGEAGRGFAVVADEVRALAHRTQQSTSEIERMIGSIQSGTEHAVDSMRNSTERAESTLNIARGAGLSLDTINSAIVEINERNLVIASAAEEQAQVAREVDRNLVNIRDLSVQSATGANQTSAASSELSRLALDLNNMVGRFSL, from the coding sequence ATGCAGGAAAAACTGCGCGACACCCTGCAACGTATTTCCGGTTCGGCCACGCAACTGGCGTCCGCCGCAGAAGAGCTCAACAGCGTCACCGACGAAAGCGCCCGTGGCCTGACCCAGCAGAACAACGAAATCGAACAGGCCGCCACCGCCGTCAATGAAATGACCAGCGCCGTGGAAGAAGTCGCCCGCAACGCCGTGAGCACCTCCGAAGCCTCGAAAAATGCCACCACCTCTGCCGGTGATGGTCGTGACCTGGTGCAGGAAACCGTCAGCGCCATCGAACGCATGAGCGCCGACGTGCAGAGCACCGCTACCCTGATCGGCGATCTGGCCAACGAGTCGCGGGACATCGGCAAAGTGCTGGACGTGATCCGCGGCCTGGCCGACCAGACCAACCTGTTGGCGTTGAACGCCGCCATCGAAGCAGCCCGTGCCGGTGAAGCCGGTCGTGGTTTTGCGGTGGTCGCCGACGAAGTGCGTGCCCTGGCCCATCGCACCCAGCAATCGACCAGCGAAATCGAACGCATGATCGGCAGCATCCAGAGCGGCACCGAACACGCTGTGGATTCGATGCGCAACAGCACCGAGCGCGCCGAATCGACTTTGAACATCGCTCGCGGTGCCGGCCTGTCGCTGGACACCATCAACAGCGCCATCGTCGAAATCAACGAGCGTAACCTGGTGATCGCCAGCGCGGCCGAAGAACAGGCCCAGGTGGCCCGTGAAGTGGACCGCAATCTGGTGAACATTCGTGACCTGTCGGTGCAATCGGCCACTGGCGCCAACCAGACGAGTGCGGCCAGCAGCGAGCTGTCGCGCCTGGCGCTGGACCTGAACAACATGGTCGGGCGGTTTAGCCTGTAA